From Phocoena phocoena chromosome 16, mPhoPho1.1, whole genome shotgun sequence, a single genomic window includes:
- the LOC136136452 gene encoding small ribosomal subunit protein eS12-like: protein MAEEGIAAGGVMDVNTALQEVLKTALTHDGLARGIREAARALDKRQAHLCVLASNRDEPMYVKLVDALCAEHQINLIKVDDNKKLGEWVGLCKTDREGKPRKVVGCSCLVVKDYGKESQAEDVIEEYIKCKK, encoded by the coding sequence ATGGCCGAGGAAGGCATTGCTGCTGGAGGTGTAATGGACGTTAATACTGCTCTGCAAGAGGTGCTGAAGACCGCCCTCACCCACGACGGCCTAGCACGTGGAATTCGCGAAGCTGCCAGAGCCTTAGACAAGCGCCAAGCCCATCTCTGTGTGCTTGCATCCAACCGTGATGAGCCTATGTATGTCAAGTTGGTGGATGCCCTTTGTGCTGAGCACCAGATCAACCTGATTAAGGTTGATGACAACAAGAAACTAGGGGAATGGGTAGGCCTCTGTAAAACTGACAGAGAGGGAAAACCCCGTAAAGTGGTTGGCTGCAGCTGTTTGGTGGTTAAGGACTATGGCAAAGAGTCTCAGGCCGAGGATGTCATCGAGGAGTACATCAAATGCAAGAAATGA